In a single window of the Dama dama isolate Ldn47 chromosome 33, ASM3311817v1, whole genome shotgun sequence genome:
- the METAP1D gene encoding methionine aminopeptidase 1D, mitochondrial isoform X2, giving the protein MYKEEGIPWQFCGCHRIFSSPLNHIYLHKQSSRQQRRNFFFRRQREISHSIVFPAAVSPAHPVPKHIKKPDYVTTGIVPDWGDSIEVKNEDQIQGLRQACQLARHVLLLAGKSLKVDMTTEEIDALVHQEIISHDAYPSPLGYGGFPKSVCTSVNNVLCHGIPDSRPLQDGDIINIDVTVYYNGYHGDTSETFLVGNVDECGKKLVEVARRCRDEAIVACRAGAPFSVIGNTISQITHQNGLQVCPHFVGHGIGSYFHGHPEIWHHANDSDLLMEEGMAFTIEPIVTEGSPEFKVLEDSWTVVSVDNQRSAQFEHTVLITSRGAQILTKLPHEA; this is encoded by the exons GTTGTCATAGGATTTTCTCGTCACCACTCAATCATATCTACTTACACAAGCAGTCAAGCCGTCAACAaagaagaaatttctttttccGGAGACAAAGAGAGATTTCCCACAGTATAGTTTTCCCGGCTGCAGTTTCTCCAGCTCATCCAGTCCCTAAG CACATAAAGAAGCCAGACTATGTGACGACAGGAATTGTACCCGACTGGGGAGACAGCATAGAAGTTAAGAATGAAGATCAGATTCAAGGGCTTCGCCAGGCTTGTCAGCTGGCCCGACATGTCCTCCTCTTGGCCGGGAAGAGTTTAAAG GTTGACATGACAACTGAAGAGATAGATGCTCTTGTTCATCAGGAAATAATCAGTCATGATGCCTACCCCTCACCTCTAGGCTATGGAGGTTTTCCAAAATCCGTTTGTACCTCTGTAAACAACGTGCTTTGTCATGGTATTCCTGACAG TCGACCTCTTCAGGATGGAGATATTATCAACATTGATGTCACG GTTTACTACAATGGCTACCATGGAGACACCTCTGAAACATTTTTGGTGGGCAATGTGGATGAATGTGGTAAAAAGTTAGTGGAGGTTGCCAGGAGGTGTAGAGATGAAGCAATTGTGGCTTGCAGAGCGGGGGCTCCCTTCTCTGTCATTGGAAACACAATCAG CCAGATAACTCATCAGAATGGTTTGCAAGTCTGTCCACATTTTGTGGGACATGGGATAGGATCTTACTTTCATGGACATCCAGAAATTTGGCATCATG CGAATGACAGTGATCTactcatggaggagggcatggcgttCACCATAG AGCCAATTGTAACCGAGGGATCCCCTGAATTTAAAGTACTGGAGGACTCATGGACTGTGGTCTCCGTGGACAATCAAAG GTCTGCCCAATTCGAGCACACAGTTCTCATCACGTCGAGGGGCGCGCAGATCCTGACCAAACTGCCCCACGAGGCCTGA
- the METAP1D gene encoding methionine aminopeptidase 1D, mitochondrial isoform X1, whose product MAAPSGFHLFVRRGCHRIFSSPLNHIYLHKQSSRQQRRNFFFRRQREISHSIVFPAAVSPAHPVPKHIKKPDYVTTGIVPDWGDSIEVKNEDQIQGLRQACQLARHVLLLAGKSLKVDMTTEEIDALVHQEIISHDAYPSPLGYGGFPKSVCTSVNNVLCHGIPDSRPLQDGDIINIDVTVYYNGYHGDTSETFLVGNVDECGKKLVEVARRCRDEAIVACRAGAPFSVIGNTISQITHQNGLQVCPHFVGHGIGSYFHGHPEIWHHANDSDLLMEEGMAFTIEPIVTEGSPEFKVLEDSWTVVSVDNQRSAQFEHTVLITSRGAQILTKLPHEA is encoded by the exons GTTGTCATAGGATTTTCTCGTCACCACTCAATCATATCTACTTACACAAGCAGTCAAGCCGTCAACAaagaagaaatttctttttccGGAGACAAAGAGAGATTTCCCACAGTATAGTTTTCCCGGCTGCAGTTTCTCCAGCTCATCCAGTCCCTAAG CACATAAAGAAGCCAGACTATGTGACGACAGGAATTGTACCCGACTGGGGAGACAGCATAGAAGTTAAGAATGAAGATCAGATTCAAGGGCTTCGCCAGGCTTGTCAGCTGGCCCGACATGTCCTCCTCTTGGCCGGGAAGAGTTTAAAG GTTGACATGACAACTGAAGAGATAGATGCTCTTGTTCATCAGGAAATAATCAGTCATGATGCCTACCCCTCACCTCTAGGCTATGGAGGTTTTCCAAAATCCGTTTGTACCTCTGTAAACAACGTGCTTTGTCATGGTATTCCTGACAG TCGACCTCTTCAGGATGGAGATATTATCAACATTGATGTCACG GTTTACTACAATGGCTACCATGGAGACACCTCTGAAACATTTTTGGTGGGCAATGTGGATGAATGTGGTAAAAAGTTAGTGGAGGTTGCCAGGAGGTGTAGAGATGAAGCAATTGTGGCTTGCAGAGCGGGGGCTCCCTTCTCTGTCATTGGAAACACAATCAG CCAGATAACTCATCAGAATGGTTTGCAAGTCTGTCCACATTTTGTGGGACATGGGATAGGATCTTACTTTCATGGACATCCAGAAATTTGGCATCATG CGAATGACAGTGATCTactcatggaggagggcatggcgttCACCATAG AGCCAATTGTAACCGAGGGATCCCCTGAATTTAAAGTACTGGAGGACTCATGGACTGTGGTCTCCGTGGACAATCAAAG GTCTGCCCAATTCGAGCACACAGTTCTCATCACGTCGAGGGGCGCGCAGATCCTGACCAAACTGCCCCACGAGGCCTGA
- the DLX1 gene encoding homeobox protein DLX-1 has translation MTMTTMPESLNSPVSGKAVFMEFGPPNQQMSPSPMSHGHYSMHCLHSAGHSQPDGAYSSASSFSRPLGYPYVNSVSSHASSPYISSVQSYPGSASLTQSRLEDPGADSEKSTVVEGGEVRFNGKGKKIRKPRTIYSSLQLQALNRRFQQTQYLALPERAELAASLGLTQTQVKIWFQNKRSKFKKLMKQGGAALEGSALANGRALSAGSPPVPPGWNPNSSSGKGSGGSAGSYIPSYTSWYPSAHQEALQQPQLM, from the exons ATGACCATGACCACCATGCCAGAAAGTCTCAACAGCCCCGTGTCGGGCAAGGCGGTGTTTATGGAGTTTGGGCCGCCCAACCAGCAAATGTCTCCTTCTCCCATGTCCCACGGGCACTACTCCATGCACTGTTTACACTCGGCGGGCCATTCGCAGCCCGACGGCGCTTACAGCTCGGCCTCGTCCTTCTCCCGACCGCTGGGCTACCCCTACGTCAACTCGGTCAGCAGCCACGCGTCCAGCCCCTACATCAGTTCGGTGCAGTCCTACCCGGGCAGCGCCAGCCTCACCCAGAGCCGCCTGGAGGACCCAG GGGCTGACTCGGAGAAGAGCACGGTGGTGGAAGGCGGTGAAGTGCGCTTCAATGGCAAGGGGAAAAAGATTCGCAAACCCAGGACGATTTATTCCAGTTTGCAGTTGCAGGCTTTGAACCGGAGGTTCCAGCAAACTCAGTACCTAGCTCTGCCCGAGAGGGCGGAGCTCGCGGCCTCTTTGGGACTCACGCAGACGCAG GTCAAGATCTGGTTCCAGAACAAGCGCTCCAAGTTCAAGAAGCTGATGAAGCAGGGCGGGGCGGCTCTGGAGGGTAGCGCGCTGGCCAACGGCCGGGCCCTGTCTGCCGGTTCCCCGCCGGTGCCTCCCGGCTGGAACCCCAACTCCTCTTCCGGGAAGGGCTCGGGCGGCAGCGCGGGCTCCTACATCCCCAGTTACACGTCGTGGTACCCCTCGGCGCACCAAGAAGCTCTGCAGCAACCCCAACTCATGTGA